Genomic segment of Pelmatolapia mariae isolate MD_Pm_ZW linkage group LG6, Pm_UMD_F_2, whole genome shotgun sequence:
CTTGGCTTTGTCTTCTTGTTTCTTGCAGTTTCTTTAGAGAAATGAAGCCTGCTGCAAAGTACCCTCTGGTCTCCCGCTCTGGTCTGTAgttgggggtgggggttggGGAGGGGCGGGGTTGGGAGTGGGGGCGACAGGGTTGGTAGTTCAGACGGGGGGTGCTTTGCGCTGGAGTAGATACTGGTGGATGTCTTCTGCGTCACGCTTAAGCCAGGCGGCATTGAGGAGGATGTTCTCACAGCACTGCTGCACGGTACGCTCGGCCGCTGGCGCCGGGTGACTCTCAAAGAAACTCTGCAGGGACAGAAAGGAAGGAAACCCTTAACCCCCTGTCACATCATATCAGTAACAGTAACACCACATCAGATTaataaactgaatttaaaatcacACTGCAGACTCTAGataaaaaagcagaacagaacctacaaagaataaaattttatataaaatgGAGTTTCAATTTCTTCATGAACTGAACACTTTTACAACCTCCTTTTGGAAttctatttgcatttctctCATGTGCCAACATTTTCCATAAGACTTCCAGTTTCCTCATTTAGAAATCTGGACTGGGAAAATGCTTGTGTATTCATAGCAGTAGAGTTTAAGTTGCTCAGGGCAAACAGGCAGAGACAAGCAGGCAACGAGTAAAGTATCAGCTGGCAGAGTGAAGTGGGTGTGCATCGATTTCAACTACAATTTCATTTAGAGCAAATAAGCAACTACCAAAGACACCAAAGGATGCTTTGTTTGTTAAAGTTAGATGGAAATATGATGGGGTGGGAAATATCACATGGCGTAACCTACACTGTTTTCTCAAAGTCTGAATTTTTGCCTCATACTCAGAGCCATAGACCCTGACTTCAGGATaggtatttaatattttaatcacCTATCAGCCTTTTTGGGTCAAAGTCTAACCTAAAAAGCTGGATTGGTCATCAGCGGCAATGATCCAATCATCAATCATCAAttctgttgggttttttctctttgtttattTCACCACACAGTAGAAGTACAGCTAAAGCACTTTGTGTTTGAGTAGAAAAGCAATATACAAGAACCATTCCCTGTACCATTCATTTCCTAACTTGGaaaattaatataatttaattaaatCCCACAAGAGGGAGCGCTCACCTTAACTTCCACAGCCATTTTATCAATAGCAAATCCATCAACTGTGAGCTGCAAAGACATATGAATAAGACAAATGTGAGCAGactataaacaaataaaacggATGCACTGATCGGGGaccatttttaattttgttgtacctgtgacaatgacaataaagacatTTTGATTCTGATTCAAATATTTGTAGCCTGACCGAACACAAACTCCAAGTtatgaaataaaacataaaaatatagacacgcgtgtgtgtgtgtattttacagtgaaATAACCAGAAAACCTCAGGAAACTGTAAATCTCAGGCCCTTTCTTTACCTTGATAAGCCTTGATATGAGAAATCCTCCCTGGTAGCGGTTATAAAGTTCCTCCCAGTTATCCTTGACAAACTTCCAGGCAGCTTTCCGTCCTTGTTTACTGCTTCCTGCCACTCCCCCGATTACTGAAACCGTGTCCTGGGGACGAACGTCTTCCTGTTGGGGACGGGAACATGCAGAGAGAAATAAATTAGCTGTTGTGGTATTTGACAGAAGCCATGTTGGCCTCCATCACACTGCTGGAGAATCGTCACAGACAACCCCTAAACTCCTTTAAAGCTGTAACAAGAAAGCATAACATCCAATTTTATCGGTTCACCTTCAGTTTTTATGTAAAGCAGCTTTAACTGTAACTTCCTTTAGTTTTGAGCTGACAGTAACTTCAGCACAGACAGGCACTTAAAGCCAAATGCAACACTTTTCTAAAGCCAATACTCCAAATTTTACTCACTCTAATCTATAAGTTGAATCACACTAAAAACACGACTCAGGGTTACATATGAAAAAGCTTACAGAATAAAAACACCCCTCGGTCTTTTTATTTGACCATGATTGCAAGTAAATGCCAttcctttcttttcctgtaTCCTGAGAAATAAAACTACGCTTGAGAGCCGGCAATTAAAAGGTCTTATGTACCGAGAGGGCAAAGTTGAGCACTTTCTGGATGAGATCAGGGGCAGAGATGGCTCCGAGAACTCGCTCGATTCGATTCTTCTCCTCTTGCATGTCTGCTTGCTTGTGGAGCTGAGGGAGTAGTGACAAAGACACAATGTGACCGTGATTACCCAACTACAGTCACTCAGATCTAACTCCTTTGGAATTATTGGTGCTAAATGACACAGAGTACGTCACTCAAACCTTCACAGTGTAAGATGGAGAGATGATGTAGTTTTACCTTCAGCATCGTGTCCAGTGTAGCACTATCTCCATGCTTCAATACTGTTAGATACacctgtggggaaaaaaagacaggcAAAAAGATACTTAGACATTATCCTTTAATAACGTTTAACTGAATTACACTGTAGTATGGTGATGCTGCTATACTGTATTTTGTTGGGCCTTCAAGGTTTTTTTCCCATTGGCATGTATCTTCTAATCACTTTGCACACAAATGAAAGCTTCTGATCCAGTCTGAGATAAGCACCTACAATATTACCCCTTataaagtgaaatgaagtttttaCCAAAAATCAGGTGACCTAAGGTCATGTGATCAGCACTTTATTGAAATTCTACCCAAATCTTCACAATCAAATCTCGCCAGTGACAGTAGCGTCGTCTTGGAGGTCAACTTTACaaatagataaaaataaatccaaagACTTTCTTTACTTATCTTGTCAATTAAACTGGACTTATTATACTAAACATACTATTTTCCTTTCCTTACAGAACACACCtcctgtactgtactgtaagaTCCTTTATATGTACAGTGCATGCTCACAACaaacagcttttttaaaaaaaaaataccgtTGGCTCTGTATGATATCACAGAGAGTAGACGTTGCTAATAAAAGGTCATCATGAGCACTGTGGACTAAAATTAAGACTGCTTGTTTCAGAAGGCATGCTGGGGAGTGCACTATAAAACCAGATTAAAGCCAGTTGTCTGTGTGAGGAGAGTGGCTCTGTTTTTACCTGGTTAAATCCTCATGGTAACTTATGCTGAACATGTAACCTTGTTGGGAGCAAGTTATGTTCAGAGTTTCAGTTCAAAGTTGGCTGGAAGAGCCCAGTTTCACGAATTCTTTGATTTACAGCATGTTTCaagtacatttattttattgattgaCAGTTTTCTCTGTGTATGTTCTGCTATAATGCCTAATGTGTAAGAGACAGCAGCAGattaaaataaagtataaaaacatGTGTTTCAAAACTTTAATATATGCATGTTTAAGTGGCATAAAGCTTCTCTGCTGGGGGAATACCTTTTATTCGCCCAAGTTGTTAAGCCATACCAAGCTAAAGAGATTTCCAAACAGAGTTACAGACTTAgcattaaaataacaaaagccCCTTTTAATACGAGGCGCAGAGAGCCTGAATTATGAAGCTCTTCTTAACAGCTTGTTGATAACCATCATCTCCAAATgggttttaggttttgttgAGCTCACTCACTCACAGAAAGCCCATCTGTGTTGAGTTTCCTTCATAATATACAGCTCTGAGGGGCCGCACCAACGCTCAGTATGAGATAAATAAGGCTCAAAGTTGAACTGTCAATTACAAATAGTTACTCTAGTAGAGTCAGCATAATATGGAGTTAGATATAAGCACAACATATGAACTACAAAAACAGAGGAAGGATCATTTATAGATagattttggtttttttactaGTTCTTGCCACAGTCAGTGTGCAAATGACTGACTGTAACTGCCAACTACTACAGACTTACATAGGTCACAGTGTGTCCGCAGGCTATTTTACTGAATAAACAAGCCTAAcatactaaaaaaataaaaaataatggtgGAAGAAGATCTTCAGCTCAAGCAAGACCTGACTGCAGCCTAATGTCCACATTTTAAAATCtgaacttttttgttttattaattgttttgatttatttacagGAACTGTTGCAACACCATCTGTTTTAGCAAACTGAAGCAAAACATACTGATTAGTGTGAATACCATCTGACACTGTTCGTTGCCAAAGTGCCTGCGCAAGCTCAACTTACCGGACTTCTCAGGTCCGCAGGTAAAACCTGCTTGCCATCCACGTGATCCTTGAATCTCCGCCGGGCCTCTTCCAGTGTTGGTTTGTGTCCTGCCTTACCCAGTTTCCCCAGAACCAGGCTTCTCAACAGAGCATCCAGGTGACCTGTAGCACACAAAAATAGCCCTTAGGTTACTCCATTACTCATGGACAGAGCTTTTTCACACTAATTTCAGTCAGTCATCTTATCCGACCTGTCTCCAAAGCAGGAAGATGACAGTGGAAACAAAAGCAGAACCTGGGACAGTTACAAGTTTAGTTATGGTTCAGTTCAAGTAACCGAAAAGCTCATCTGATAACAGGGTAGCTCTCATggcctaaaaaaagaaaagctcatTTTTTCTCTACTGCTATTTTGTACCAAAACGTTTTCAAGTTTGAAAATAAAGGTCAAATATTTTACTTTCCTACTCTCTACATTCCTGCACTTTCTACAAATTTTAAAAGACTACTCtcaattttaatattaataacaaGAAAGGAATGGAGCGGCTCTAAGGAAGATGTGAACACCTTGAATGCAATCTCTCTACAACGCCTTCTCACCTTCCCCCGGTTTACTGTCCCAGCCGAGCTTGAGGCCAATGGGAGTAAAGAGGTCCCGGATGAATTCCTGGATTTCCTCGTGGAAGTCAGTGTGGGACAGCAGAGAAGACAACACTCCCAGGTTGCAGCTCAGGTCACTCCACACTGTGTAGTTGGGCTCATTGACAAAGGCTTCCATCAGCTTCAGCACCTCCACTGTGCTGATCATCCCTGCACGAGACTGAGGCCACAAATCaattagaaacaaaaacatcccGGCAGGATGAAAGCCTTGTGCTTTATGGTGGATGTTATAGTTTTTCAAGGTGAAGGGTTTCTGTACAAAAATTAACTTTATAACCACATTTGAAGTCTCAAACTGCAGGTGCAAAGGAAAAGTTGTGTAACAATGGTACTAACACTAACAATAAAGCATTTCATAGAAAACGAAGAATGGATTTTTTTCTAAGAAACGTGGATCCATTTCCTTAACTGCCTCAGGGTCAGAAGAAATGCTTTTCCAGTAAAGTGACTGTGTGTCAGGTTAGTTTCTTAGCATGTTTGAAGTCAGGGTTAGAATATGTTTccaaaaagagaagaaatatgAATAAACGAGCACTTTTTGTCACCATACGACCATCACGTCTTGTGAACATTACTCCTATCACACAGTTGACTGCAATAAAAGTTCAGGAAAATTCCAATCCTTTGATAATGCTGCAGATTGTGTAAGAGTAAAGAAGGAAGCATAAAGGTCTGATATTAATCCAAAACCACTTTGTGTTGAGCCAGTGGGAAGGAAGCAGAGGACGAATGAAGAGTTTGCCAGTGCGTTTAATTTGTTACAACATAACCAAGTCAGGTTGGAATCAaatcacataaaatgtaatagcTGGGGGTTAAAGTGGCCCAGAAGAATCTGGAACAATGTTCCAGCACCTTCAGTAATGACTATTTAAATCTCATAGCCAGATTAATGTATATTACTATCAAAGAGTTCATTTTGCAGCCTGGTGTTGCTCCCAGTAACAACATGGTGATACTGGCTCAGTAATAGGAAAGTAATGACATCCCAAGGCCAGCTTATAGCTTCAACACATCTCATCTCTGTGATCTGATACATCTAAAAAGCACTTTTCGTGAGCACAAACGGAATAATATCTTAGATAGCAGGTCATTTCATTTTGCTCAACAAATACCAAACAGACAATGTTTCTATGTAAGTTGCCAAAAAAGGAATCTCCTAGCTAAATGTATAGCTGCTGTATTttccaaagagagaaaaatggtAATGTGGGACTCAGAGGTGGagaaagatgtttaaaaaaaacaaaaaaaccaggAGGCTGTAATGTTATTCAAAGTAAGGACTGCTCAGGAAGTGACATTTcataaactggaaatttaaatCTGTCGATCCTTGTGCATTCTGCAGTTTTTAAACATGCGGTGCTGCTCAAGTTACGTTTTTGTCAAATGTCTCGCAAACAAATtaaagtttaattattttatgttattcaaAGGTTGTAGGAAATACTCTACTAGGCACTAGGTTTAGTGCAAGATAAACTGATTAGTTTCCAGTAATGTGGTGAAATTTACAGTAATGCAACACATTAGCTCAGTATTAATTTAAATCCAGGGTCATAGATGTTGATTTATATTCAAGGTGATGATACAGAgagtcaatcacaaatttactTTATACCAGCTTTAGTGTCTAGAAGCTCAACATGAGGGTCATGTAGCTCTGGAAAAATCTGCCTCTATCTGTCACTGACCTCTAAAAACACTATGTTCAGAAGTGTTCACAATAATTAATAGAAAGATTCATCATAAGCCATTcacaattttaaattaaacatctATGgagtagtggtgcaacggatcaaaaatctcacggttcggatcggatcacggttttaagtcacggatcggatcaattttcggatcagcaaaaatagaaaaaaatgacaaaaattcGACTcgccatttacttatttaagtattttttgcctattaaaaacattcaactgaagactcattccacgcacttatataaaaacaaattaaggtgcaatatggacattatggaccatgctgggcagcctctgcacacggccataaacaaccagaggagtctgttcagtgagaggttgcttctcccaaagtcgaggaccagcagacttaaaaagtcctttgtcccacacgccatcaaactgtttaagtcctcgctggaggggagagggaggggaaacggggacaaaggaggggggaacaagtaagctgtagtgccttttcactgtgcaatagtttttgttaatatccaacggtgtaatagactcacaatacttgaaatgtgccgttcccttgtattcttattcctatttattctactcatcccttttgtattctctgtatttatatatgtgtatatatggtatatttctgctcacattctgcaacttctgtcggtgctgcgctactggaaactgaatttcccggaggaacccacccgagggataaataaagtttcatctaatgtaatctatagggcagtacagggctttgtatctaccactccgctgtgatataacgAGCGGTCACGGTCACGTGGCTTTCCGTTTACCTGGagctccacccatttgtagttagagcaacagaagatgcctgggacagttcagccataactttaaacttctcctgctcatacatgcttggaacgatcttgtcACACTGAAGTGAACGCGCAAcgagatatcatagcgtggctcaagcacgttcatcacagtttaaaccccttgttttgcacaacagaatacggcctcccgtctgcagctaaacaccccagtagcttttgtaatagctttagcccggtcggattgggcagcaaagggctgcttaaatgccgcaaactcctctgctccgccACTTGGGCCGCTAGCGCTGGCCATAACTACTGCTTGACAGACCCACCAcgcgcaccatacacatactttttttttctttttcgaatcttcggatcacgtgcgtaccgaaccgtggagtgggatcggttcggattttGGATCAACCGACATCCGTTGCACCACTGCTATGGAGGCATGCAGAGACATGCTGTGTCACCTAATAGAAGTTGATAGAGTTACAAAACCGGTcattagaaaacatttttgtctctctttctttctagcTGAAAACTGTTGTGCTTGATTAAAGACACAATAAATGAGCcgctttaaaaaaagagacacaaagcagaaaaaaacaacgaGCTTCATTAGCTAGATCCGCTCATTATTCCCAATTAGTCACGTCCACTCTTTGATGCAACACTTCCATTATAATTTCAGATCATGTAATACATAAATCTACTAATAAGAAACAGTTGTACttgtttgactttgttttttttccactttcatgtcacacattttcttttcagtctTCCTGCTCCCTTGTACTGTAAATCAGGTGGCTGTTTACTCTGGAAGGGAGTGGATTTCCTTTCTACACTCACAAGCAGTTAGCTTTGCAGCCAATTACATTCTGCTGTgaacaaaaatgaaggaaatactattctttaattgttttgtttcccagctgtgtgtgtggcttACAAGGGAGAAGAGGTCATTCTGCAGTCCCAGTCGGTCCACAGGCTGCAGGCTGAGGTCTCTGATGCCTGGGAGCAAACTCTCCAGCATGGACGAGCTGTACTGGATGCGATAGAAGCCCACAGTGCCGGGGTTGATCtggaaaacagcagaaagacaAGTCTGAGTCAGACTGTGGAAAATTTGGGCTCTTACCATTTTTACCCTTTACACTGAGTGCTGAGCACCAGCACGCCTTAAACACTATCAGAATAAATGCTAACATTCAAGAGATTAATCAACAATAAGCTTGCTGTGAtgagtgaattttttttttaggtgaatAAAAATGAGACAATAGTGAACAGCAGGCCTCCAATCACTATTCTCCACTACTTCCATCACAACTGACTCTAAACTGCACTGGATACCTATAGTTAGATCTAGCAGTAATGGGATTTCAACATATTGTTTGCGTCAACTGTGAAGCACTGACCCATTTAAAAACATTGCGTTTACCATGCTTACTTCCTGAGGAACTGTTAAACAGACTCGACAGCTGCACTAATTTGCAAGTCACATTTATAAGCAGCTAAACAAGTCCATCCTTGTCCTTGCCAATTTACACCGTGGTCATTATTTTAATGACcacacaaaagaataaatatagCTGCTTAAACTGTTCCTTTGAGAGTGAACTGGGTTCATAGAAAAAGTGTTATTTGACTCTGTGATGATTACATGCTTACAGCTCGTCCTTCCAGCTGACAATAAGGAGATCAGTCTGTTAACTTTATTTCAACTTTAAAAGTTACTTTTAATGAAAAGACGACAGACTGACGCATCTTCTCTCATTAATTCTTAAACTCAGTCTGCAGCTGTTGCAAGGGTCGAAATGACACAATCGAGCAATTTACAAACAACGCAAATGATATCTTCACTCAGGTCTTACTGTGCATATCTTGGAATGCACTCTGGCCTACAGGAAAATTAATACTACTGCTTCAGATAtctttatatatgtatacagaaggttatgtaaagataaaatattagaCTTTTAGATGGGCCATTAATACAATAACCCCAGAGTATACCATAGTATTTGTCATTAAAATGCTTAAAATGATACCAACACCACAAAACTTAAATTACCAAAGAAATCTAGCAGACTGTGTCAGGATCCATGTGCTAGCCAAAGTAGCCACACCCCTATTTTGAAGCGTTATTGAAGCTAAAATGCAGGGTAACCCCTGTACACTTGTCATGAAGACTGAAACCGGCAGAgttcaaatctgatttttttgcaCATGGCTGTAAACATGTATCATCTGCTGCAAAATCTGGGATTGTAACTTTTTGGCATCAGCTTTAAGTGACCTGAAGTATTTTACCGTTTTGGTGGTGGCATCATTTTTCAGTGCAGGATATTATTGCTTAGGGACCTCACCTTGATCCACTGGTCTGGGCCAACACTATTCAGAGTGATGGTGGTCTCCTGTCTGTCCAGCAGAACCTTGAGCTTGGTGCATTTGGGGTCCTCACTGGTACAAATACTAATGGGGACCATCCAGCTGGGGCAGTTTTCTTCTGTTCAGCAGACAAATGATGGAGCCACCACAGGAGAATTagattcaaagtgtttttctttttttagctcATTAAAAAACAACCTTAGGTCTACATTTAGTTAGCtagctactttcagctgttcCCTTGTTACAAGGGATTCCCACAACAGGCAGCTACACATTTTCTTATTCAGCACATTTTTGAGCCAGATACACTTGACACACCTGACACAACCCTGAAGGGGTTGGAATTGAACCGGTGACCTTACACTTGCTAACCGAATCTGTTAACCACTGCATCTAATGGATTTGGTAAATCCACATTTTTACCAGGCAATGTCTGTGACAAACACTCACCATTATGTGGTCCACTGGCACAGAACTTCTTCTGCGATATCTTGAGGACGCGGTCATCACCTTGCTAAAAATAATATCATGAATATCACAGTCAAGGCACAAatgaatgtcacagcagaaaagaACCAAACGCTCAACTAGAAAACTGTAGGTGTAGAATGAATGTATTCATGTCACTGTGTAAAACACAGTTTATGTACCATGTTTGGTTCAGGCGAGTTTCAAAATCAACTTCAGGGGTAGTCACAAGCAGTTCAACAAATATAAGTGCATGACCTGAGTCAAACAATCAGATTAAACAGCTCACCTGTTCCTGGTCGACGGCTATTATGGGGAAGCCCATTTGCTTGGTCCATGAGCCCATCACTGCGGCAATGGGTTTCCCACTGGCCTGTTCCAAACAGTCCCACAGGTCCTCTGTGGGAGACAGGAAGAAGTCAAAAGAGTGACTCCACACAAGAACTTCACGTAAAGGGAAAGTATTTCCTGC
This window contains:
- the npepps gene encoding puromycin-sensitive aminopeptidase isoform X1, which encodes MPERRPFVRLPTDVYPVNYGLSLKPDLIDFTFEGKLEALVEVTQATNQIVMNCADIDIITASFVPQGGEEINATGFNYQNEDEKVTLSFPSALQKGFGTLKIDFVGELNDKMKGFYRSKYTSPTGEIRYAAVTQFEATDARRAFPCWDEPAIKATFDITLIVPKDRVALSNMNVIDRKPHPDDENLVEVKFATTPIMSTYLVAFVIGEYDYVESQSSDGVMVRVYTPVGKAEQGKFALEVATKTLPFYNDYFSVPYPLPKIDLIAIADFAAGAMENWGLVTYRETALLIDPKNSCSSSRQWVALVVGHELAHQWFGNLVTMEWWTHLWLNEGFASWIEYLCVDHCFPEYDIWTQFVSADYTRALDLDALDSSHPIEVNVGHPSEVDEIFDAISYSKGASVIRMLHNYIGDEDFRKGMNAYLLKFQHKNASTEDLWDCLEQASGKPIAAVMGSWTKQMGFPIIAVDQEQQGDDRVLKISQKKFCASGPHNEENCPSWMVPISICTSEDPKCTKLKVLLDRQETTITLNSVGPDQWIKINPGTVGFYRIQYSSSMLESLLPGIRDLSLQPVDRLGLQNDLFSLSRAGMISTVEVLKLMEAFVNEPNYTVWSDLSCNLGVLSSLLSHTDFHEEIQEFIRDLFTPIGLKLGWDSKPGEGHLDALLRSLVLGKLGKAGHKPTLEEARRRFKDHVDGKQVLPADLRSPVYLTVLKHGDSATLDTMLKLHKQADMQEEKNRIERVLGAISAPDLIQKVLNFALSEDVRPQDTVSVIGGVAGSSKQGRKAAWKFVKDNWEELYNRYQGGFLISRLIKLTVDGFAIDKMAVEVKSFFESHPAPAAERTVQQCCENILLNAAWLKRDAEDIHQYLLQRKAPPV
- the npepps gene encoding puromycin-sensitive aminopeptidase isoform X2; amino-acid sequence: MPERRPFVRLPTDVYPVNYGLSLKPDLIDFTFEGKLEALVEVTQATNQIVMNCADIDIITASFVPQGGEEINATGFNYQNEDEKVTLSFPSALQKGFGTLKIDFVGELNDKMKGFYRSKYTSPTGEIRYAAVTQFEATDARRAFPCWDEPAIKATFDITLIVPKDRVALSNMNVIDRKPHPDDENLVEVKFATTPIMSTYLVAFVIGEYDYVESQSSDGVMVRVYTPVGKAEQGKFALEVATKTLPFYNDYFSVPYPLPKIDLIAIADFAAGAMENWGLVTYRETALLIDPKNSCSSSRQWVALVVGHELAHQWFGNLVTMEWWTHLWLNEGFASWIEYLCVDHCFPEYDIWTQFVSADYTRALDLDALDSSHPIEVNVGHPSEVDEIFDAISYSKGASVIRMLHNYIGDEDFRKGMNAYLLKFQHKNASTEDLWDCLEQASGKPIAAVMGSWTKQMGFPIIAVDQEQQGDDRVLKISQKKFCASGPHNENCPSWMVPISICTSEDPKCTKLKVLLDRQETTITLNSVGPDQWIKINPGTVGFYRIQYSSSMLESLLPGIRDLSLQPVDRLGLQNDLFSLSRAGMISTVEVLKLMEAFVNEPNYTVWSDLSCNLGVLSSLLSHTDFHEEIQEFIRDLFTPIGLKLGWDSKPGEGHLDALLRSLVLGKLGKAGHKPTLEEARRRFKDHVDGKQVLPADLRSPVYLTVLKHGDSATLDTMLKLHKQADMQEEKNRIERVLGAISAPDLIQKVLNFALSEDVRPQDTVSVIGGVAGSSKQGRKAAWKFVKDNWEELYNRYQGGFLISRLIKLTVDGFAIDKMAVEVKSFFESHPAPAAERTVQQCCENILLNAAWLKRDAEDIHQYLLQRKAPPV